GGATAACGGGGTTAGAGGGTAGAAGGTTTATGCGTTGGGCGGATGGCGATTTGCGTTTTCCTCGCCCCATTCGTCATTTAGTAGCACTTTGGGATAATCAAATATTACCCCTCCAATTACCTAACGGTAACACAACTATTAAGGCAGGGCTAACCTCCACTGGGCATCGTATTTTACATCCTGAAAAAATAACCATCGAGACAGCCAAAGACTATAAAAAATCCCTAGAAAAAGCCTTTGTGCAAGTAGATGTCAATGAAAGATGTGAGTCTATCAAAAAACAAATTCAAGAAATAGCCCAAAAAGTAGGGGGTAAAGCGGAAATTTATCCCGACTTACTCGCCGAGGTTACCAACCTTGTGGAATATCCTACCGCTGTTTTAGGTAGTTTTGAACCAGAATTTTTGCAACTTCCCCCCGAAGTAATCACCACCGTCATGGTGACACATCAACGTTATTTCCCCATCAAAGACGAAAAAGGTGCATTATTACCCTACTTTATCACCATCGGTAACGGAGATCCCCAAAAGTCCGCCATCATCGCCACAGGTAATGCCAAGGTGATTAGGGCAAGACTGGCAGATGCTCAATTCTTCTATCAAGCCGATTGTGATGAGCATTTAGAAACCTATCTCCCCCAACTAGAAAACGTCACTTTCCAAGAAGACTTAGGCACTATGCACGATAAAGTTAATCGTATCATTGCCATCAGTCAACAAATTGCCGAACAATTAAACCTCGATGCCACTCAAAGGGCGGAAATTGAAAGCACAGCTTCTCTATGTAAGGCTGATTTAGTTACTCAGATGGTGTATGAATTTCCCGAATTACAGGGGGTTATGGGGGAAAAATATGCCCTCGTTAGTGGGGAGTCGGCAACCGTGGCTAAGGGGATTTTTGAGCATTATTTACCCCGTAATGCTGATGATATTATGCCCCACACCCTTAATGGACAAGTAGTGGGTATGGGCGATCGCCTCGACACCATTGTTAGTATAATTGGATTAGGCATGATACCATCGGGTTCTAGTGATCCTTTTGCCCTGAGAAGATCGGCTAATGGTATTATTAATATTGCATGGCATGGTAATTTGGGCATCAATTTAACTCAATTAATCGAACAAGCCTGTAACGATTTTTTAGCAGGACATAATCAAGAATCTCCTTTGCCAATTGTTACTGATTTCTTTTTACAACGGATTCAAACTTTGTTACAAGATGAATTAAATATTGACTATGATTTAGTTAATGCCGTCTTAGGTGAAGATGACCAAGAATACAAAGAACGTGCTTTAAATAGTGTCTTAGATATACGAAATCGTGCCTTATTTTTACAAGGAATTAGGAATAATGGTACTTTAGCAAATATTTACGAAACTGTAAATCGTTCCACAAAACTAGCTAAAAAAGGAACTTTAAATACCACAGAATTAGACCCCCATAATATTATTAAAACAGAATTATTTGAGTCTAATTCAGAACAAGAATTATACAATTCCCTAGAGAAATTATTACCCATTTCCCAAAAAGCAAAGGCGAATAGTGATTATCATTTGTTAACTAATGCCCTAGTAGAAATCGCCCCTACCATCAGTAACTTTTTTGATGGTGAAAATAGCGTTTTGGTAATGGCGGATGATGACAACATCAAACAAAATCGTCTTAATCTTCTTGGTTTATTACGTAATCACAGTCGTATTTTAGCTGATTTCGGTGCGATCGTTAAATAATTGATAATGGATAATTGAGAATTGATAGTTAGATAAATTTAAGTTTTTTTGCTTATTTTTTCCTTATCAAAATCAACACTTTCATTAACCATAAAAGTCCCCCTGGATTTAGGGGGCAAAATCCTTTTTAGACTAACTCGATTTTTCCCTATTTTTAGACTTCACTTTTTAGTAAAACTTCCTTGTAAAGATAATGAAACTTAAAGCACTTATATTCGATGTTGATGGTACTATAGCCGAAACTGAAAAAAATGGTCATAGAGTAGCCTTTAATCTCGCTTTTGATGAACTTAATTTACCTTGGCAA
The Cyanobacterium stanieri LEGE 03274 genome window above contains:
- the glyS gene encoding glycine--tRNA ligase subunit beta, producing the protein MPDFLLEIGTEELPASFVDSAIAQWQEKIKNHLESEYLQPEKINIYGTPRRLAVLIEGIGEKQPDREEEIKGPPVSAAYKDGQPTKALEGFTRKQGVSMDEVEIKSTPKGDFIFVNKKFVGKNSTEILQQLIPQWITGLEGRRFMRWADGDLRFPRPIRHLVALWDNQILPLQLPNGNTTIKAGLTSTGHRILHPEKITIETAKDYKKSLEKAFVQVDVNERCESIKKQIQEIAQKVGGKAEIYPDLLAEVTNLVEYPTAVLGSFEPEFLQLPPEVITTVMVTHQRYFPIKDEKGALLPYFITIGNGDPQKSAIIATGNAKVIRARLADAQFFYQADCDEHLETYLPQLENVTFQEDLGTMHDKVNRIIAISQQIAEQLNLDATQRAEIESTASLCKADLVTQMVYEFPELQGVMGEKYALVSGESATVAKGIFEHYLPRNADDIMPHTLNGQVVGMGDRLDTIVSIIGLGMIPSGSSDPFALRRSANGIINIAWHGNLGINLTQLIEQACNDFLAGHNQESPLPIVTDFFLQRIQTLLQDELNIDYDLVNAVLGEDDQEYKERALNSVLDIRNRALFLQGIRNNGTLANIYETVNRSTKLAKKGTLNTTELDPHNIIKTELFESNSEQELYNSLEKLLPISQKAKANSDYHLLTNALVEIAPTISNFFDGENSVLVMADDDNIKQNRLNLLGLLRNHSRILADFGAIVK